In the genome of Solibacillus silvestris, one region contains:
- a CDS encoding argininosuccinate synthase (catalyzes the formation of 2-N(omega)-(L-arginino)succinate from L-citrulline and L-aspartate in arginine biosynthesis, AMP-forming), producing the protein MANKKVVLAYSGGLDTSVAIPWLKEQGWDVIAVCLDVGEGKDLEFIRNKALQVGAVESYMIDAKDEFAEDFALISLQGHTWYEQKYPLVSALSRPLISKKLVEIANETNADAVAHGCTGKGNDQVRFEVSIKALNPDLEVLAPVREWGWSRDEEIEYAAKHGVPIPATLDSPFSIDQNLWGRANEAGVMEDPWVAPPEEAYGLTVSLEEAPDTPEYVEIEFVEGKPVSINGIQMKLADLIQELNKIAGEHGIGRIDHVENRLVGIKSREVYEIPGAKVLLTAHKELEDITLVKELAHFKPIIEQKLSEIIYNGLWFNPIRTALEAFLKETQKYVNGTVRVKLYKGHAIVEGRKSPNSLYSEELATYSKHDQFNHASAVGFIELWGMPTVVASEVAKSTKQTVNK; encoded by the coding sequence ATGGCGAACAAGAAAGTCGTATTAGCATATTCAGGTGGTCTTGATACATCAGTAGCAATTCCGTGGTTAAAAGAACAAGGTTGGGACGTAATCGCAGTATGTCTTGATGTTGGTGAAGGTAAAGACTTGGAATTTATCCGTAATAAAGCACTTCAAGTAGGTGCTGTTGAATCATATATGATCGATGCAAAAGATGAGTTTGCAGAAGACTTTGCATTAATTTCACTACAAGGTCACACTTGGTATGAGCAAAAATATCCATTAGTTTCTGCATTATCTCGTCCATTAATTTCTAAAAAATTAGTGGAAATCGCAAATGAAACAAATGCCGATGCAGTAGCACACGGTTGTACTGGTAAAGGGAATGACCAAGTACGTTTTGAAGTATCAATTAAAGCATTAAATCCGGATCTTGAAGTATTAGCACCTGTACGTGAGTGGGGCTGGAGCCGTGACGAAGAAATCGAATACGCAGCAAAACACGGTGTTCCAATTCCGGCAACACTCGATTCACCATTCTCGATCGACCAAAACTTATGGGGCCGTGCGAACGAAGCGGGCGTAATGGAAGATCCTTGGGTTGCACCACCAGAAGAAGCATACGGTTTAACGGTTTCATTGGAAGAAGCACCGGATACACCGGAATACGTGGAAATCGAATTCGTTGAAGGTAAACCAGTTTCTATTAACGGTATTCAAATGAAACTAGCAGACTTAATTCAAGAATTAAATAAAATTGCGGGCGAACACGGTATTGGCCGTATCGACCACGTTGAAAACCGTCTAGTTGGTATTAAATCTCGTGAAGTATACGAAATTCCAGGTGCGAAAGTGTTATTAACAGCGCATAAAGAATTAGAAGATATTACATTAGTAAAAGAATTGGCGCATTTCAAACCAATCATTGAACAAAAACTATCTGAAATCATCTATAACGGTCTTTGGTTCAACCCAATCCGTACAGCTCTTGAAGCATTCTTAAAAGAAACGCAAAAGTATGTAAACGGAACAGTTCGTGTAAAACTTTACAAAGGTCATGCGATTGTTGAAGGACGTAAATCTCCAAATTCTCTATACTCTGAAGAATTGGCGACATATTCAAAACATGACCAATTCAACCACGCTTCTGCTGTAGGCTTTATCGAATTATGGGGTATGCCAACAGTTGTAGCATCAGAAGTAGCAAAAAGCACAAAACAAACAGTAAATAAATAA